The Cellulophaga sp. L1A9 genome window below encodes:
- the mutY gene encoding A/G-specific adenine glycosylase — MTFSAKILRWYDANKRDLPWRNTVNPYNIWLSEIMLQQTRVAQGTPYYLKFIENFPTVKDLAVANEEEILKLWQGLGYYSRARNLHAAAKMVVNDFQGEFPSTYKELLQLKGVGDYTASAIASISFNLPEPVVDGNVYRVLARYFGISTPINSTEGIKYFKKIAREVMNTKNIRNYNQGIMEFGAIQCAPRNPNCSSCPLNDSCVALRDNKVQVLPVKIKKGSVKHRFFNYLVVVDTKRQSILKQRTGKGIWQNLYEFPLIESEIDPDVLVIEEELKKYAILNQKFEYYKFNEDVIVHKLSHQHLKTHFWIVTLEGEIPNGVAHTEIDKFPVPVLVADFIKTFKF; from the coding sequence ATGACTTTTTCAGCTAAAATTCTCCGTTGGTACGATGCAAATAAAAGGGATCTTCCTTGGAGAAACACCGTGAACCCTTACAATATATGGCTTTCTGAAATTATGCTTCAGCAGACACGCGTTGCTCAAGGTACGCCTTATTATTTGAAGTTTATTGAAAATTTTCCTACAGTAAAAGATTTAGCAGTGGCTAATGAAGAAGAAATTTTAAAACTTTGGCAAGGTTTAGGGTATTATTCTAGAGCTAGAAACCTGCATGCCGCCGCAAAAATGGTTGTAAATGACTTTCAGGGAGAATTTCCAAGCACTTATAAAGAACTATTACAACTTAAAGGGGTTGGAGATTATACAGCAAGTGCAATCGCATCTATAAGTTTTAACCTACCAGAACCTGTAGTGGACGGTAATGTATATCGAGTTTTGGCACGGTATTTTGGAATCTCTACGCCTATTAATAGTACCGAGGGTATAAAGTATTTTAAAAAAATTGCTCGTGAAGTAATGAATACAAAGAATATAAGAAACTATAATCAAGGGATTATGGAGTTTGGGGCTATTCAATGTGCTCCTCGTAATCCTAACTGTAGTAGTTGTCCGTTAAATGATAGCTGTGTAGCTTTAAGAGACAATAAGGTGCAAGTGCTGCCGGTAAAAATAAAAAAGGGAAGTGTTAAGCATAGATTTTTTAATTACCTAGTAGTAGTAGATACAAAGAGACAATCAATATTAAAGCAACGAACTGGAAAAGGGATTTGGCAAAACTTATATGAATTTCCTTTAATTGAGTCCGAAATAGATCCTGATGTACTGGTGATAGAAGAAGAATTAAAAAAATATGCTATTCTAAATCAGAAATTTGAATATTATAAGTTTAATGAAGATGTAATTGTACATAAATTATCACATCAGCACTTAAAAACTCATTTTTGGATTGTGACTTTAGAGGGTGAAATTCCGAATGGAGTTGCACATACCGAAATTGATAAATTTCCTGTACCTGTTTTGGTGGCAGATTTCATTAAAACGTTTAAATTTTAG
- a CDS encoding HU family DNA-binding protein: MTKADIVTRISEKLGIEKGDVQATVESFMEEVKYSLENGDNVYLRGFGSFIIKTRAEKTGRNISKNTTIKIPAHNIPSFKPAKVFVESVKSNVEVK, from the coding sequence ATGACGAAAGCGGATATTGTAACGAGAATCTCAGAAAAACTGGGGATTGAAAAAGGAGATGTACAGGCTACTGTAGAATCTTTTATGGAAGAGGTTAAATATTCATTGGAAAATGGTGACAATGTATATTTAAGAGGTTTTGGTAGTTTTATCATCAAGACAAGAGCTGAAAAAACCGGTAGAAATATTTCAAAAAATACGACTATCAAAATTCCAGCACATAACATTCCATCTTTTAAGCCAGCAAAGGTTTTTGTAGAGAGTGTTAAAAGTAACGTAGAAGTAAAGTAA
- a CDS encoding pitrilysin family protein — protein MRRKLILAASLSLVALGMQAQEVAFEEYDLENGLHVILQQDNNAPLVTTAVMYHVGAKDEDPEKTGFAHFFEHLLFEGTENIERGKWFEIVASNGGQNNANTTQDRTYYYEVFPSNNLELGLWLESERMLHPIINKIGVDTQKEVVQEEKRRSYDNAPYGRWREVMSKNLFKNHPYRWQTIGSLEHLASATLDDFKKFNQMYYIPNNAALVVAGDFQIDATKKMIQDYFGSIPKGAAINRSTFKEEPITETIKAEFRDPNIQIPLIMLGYRTPEQTNREAYVLDMVSTVLSDGKSSRLYKKIVDEKKMALQVFAFNGSQEDYGTYIVGGLPVGENSLEAIQKEIDEEIVKIQTELISENEFQKLQNIFENNFVNANASVEGIANSLVRNYMLYDDTNLINTEIDIYRSITREEIRDVAKKYLNPNQRVVLEYLPEEKPAN, from the coding sequence ATGAGAAGAAAATTAATTCTAGCTGCATCACTTTCCTTAGTTGCTCTTGGGATGCAAGCCCAAGAAGTGGCTTTTGAAGAGTACGACTTAGAAAATGGCCTACATGTTATCTTGCAACAAGATAATAACGCGCCATTAGTAACAACAGCCGTAATGTACCATGTGGGCGCAAAAGATGAAGATCCAGAAAAAACAGGTTTTGCTCACTTTTTTGAGCACTTACTTTTTGAAGGAACAGAAAACATTGAGCGTGGTAAATGGTTTGAAATCGTAGCTTCTAACGGAGGTCAAAACAATGCCAATACAACCCAAGATAGAACCTATTATTATGAAGTTTTCCCTTCTAATAACCTTGAATTAGGATTATGGTTAGAGTCTGAGCGCATGCTACACCCTATCATCAATAAAATTGGAGTAGACACACAAAAAGAAGTTGTTCAAGAAGAAAAAAGAAGAAGCTATGACAACGCACCTTATGGTCGTTGGAGAGAAGTAATGTCTAAAAATTTATTTAAAAATCACCCTTATCGCTGGCAAACGATTGGATCCTTAGAACATTTAGCAAGCGCTACACTTGATGATTTTAAAAAATTCAACCAGATGTACTACATCCCTAACAATGCAGCCTTGGTTGTTGCTGGTGATTTTCAAATTGATGCTACAAAAAAAATGATTCAAGATTATTTTGGCTCCATTCCTAAAGGCGCAGCAATTAATAGATCAACATTTAAAGAGGAACCTATCACAGAAACGATTAAAGCTGAATTTAGGGATCCTAACATTCAAATACCTTTAATCATGTTAGGCTACCGTACTCCTGAACAGACCAACAGAGAAGCTTATGTCCTTGACATGGTTTCTACGGTTTTAAGCGACGGGAAGAGCTCTAGATTATATAAGAAAATTGTAGATGAAAAGAAAATGGCTTTACAAGTTTTCGCTTTTAATGGCTCTCAAGAAGATTATGGTACCTATATCGTAGGTGGACTTCCTGTTGGAGAAAATTCTCTGGAGGCAATTCAGAAAGAAATAGATGAAGAAATTGTAAAAATTCAAACTGAATTGATTTCAGAAAATGAGTTCCAGAAGCTTCAGAATATTTTTGAAAATAATTTCGTGAACGCCAACGCTAGCGTTGAAGGTATCGCAAATTCATTAGTAAGAAACTATATGCTTTATGACGACACTAATCTAATCAACACTGAAATTGACATTTACAGATCAATTACTCGCGAAGAAATTAGAGACGTTGCTAAAAAATACCTAAACCCAAATCAAAGAGTTGTTTTAGAATATTTACCAGAAGAAAAACCTGCAAACTAA
- a CDS encoding DUF6646 family protein: MKKVLVALTMILGVSFANAQAYSGKDDAKFQIGANFQDNGTGIGVTYDYGMGENFSIGATAGYVLGVDDVIDADFGDRFDLKARFNANLGSVMQLPDNIDIYPGLNLGLKNFGGHLGTRYFFSDGFGLFAEASVPFAKYKTDDLSAAEELNNQFVFSFGATFNL; encoded by the coding sequence ATGAAAAAAGTATTAGTTGCTTTAACAATGATTTTAGGGGTTTCTTTTGCAAATGCTCAAGCCTATAGTGGTAAAGACGATGCAAAATTTCAAATAGGAGCTAATTTCCAGGATAATGGAACCGGGATAGGGGTAACTTATGACTACGGAATGGGAGAAAATTTCTCTATTGGAGCTACAGCAGGATATGTATTAGGTGTAGATGATGTTATCGATGCAGATTTTGGAGATAGATTTGACTTAAAAGCTAGATTTAATGCCAACCTTGGTAGTGTAATGCAATTGCCAGATAATATTGATATTTATCCTGGTTTAAATTTAGGATTAAAGAATTTTGGTGGCCATTTAGGAACGCGTTATTTCTTTAGTGATGGTTTTGGTTTATTTGCTGAAGCGTCAGTTCCTTTTGCAAAGTATAAAACAGATGATTTAAGTGCAGCAGAAGAATTAAACAATCAATTTGTATTTAGTTTTGGAGCTACATTTAATTTGTAA
- a CDS encoding pitrilysin family protein — protein sequence MKKVYITLVFALFAFASNAQIDRSVMPKAGPAPEINLKEPQHFELKNGLKVLVVENHKLPRVSIQLRIDNPPITEGDKAGVSSFVSSLLGNGSQTINKDDFNEEVDFLGASINFGSQSAFASSLSKYFPRIIELMADAAIHPNFTQEEFDKEKEKILTGIKAEENDVAAIASKAQSALAYGKNHPYGEFSTPETINNITLKDVEKFYTNYFVPANAYLIVIGDVKLKDVEKLVKKNFTAWTKATPPSFQFSKPSDAQYTQINFVDVPNAVQSEIAVESLVELKMSDPDYFPALITNQILGGGGEGRLFLNLREDKGYTYGSYSSLGNDKYAPSRFRATAQVRNAVTDSSIVEILKEIDKIKTEPVSEKDLANTKAKYIGRFIMALERPETIAGYALNIETEGLPKDYYKTYLERINAVSISDVQNAAKKYFTTENARIVVAGKGSEVLENLEKISFNGKTIPVKYYDKKINATDKPDYNAALPDGVSAQTVVDSYFEAIGGKDKVNAITSLVLIYEGSAMGSTIKSEEKRTADKYAMTMYMNDAPMQGVIAKGDELYMKQGGNKMPLPENMVADMKNALGIFPEQTFMASGKAKLAGIEDVNGAKAYKIDVPGEVVSASYFYDVETGLKVKEVSVTNMNGQTQTQEAGLSDYQEIDGIKFPGIKSASLGAQKMESKLISATINKGVSDADFD from the coding sequence ATGAAAAAAGTATATATTACATTAGTTTTTGCATTATTTGCCTTTGCATCCAATGCACAAATAGACAGGAGCGTTATGCCAAAGGCAGGACCAGCTCCCGAAATTAATTTAAAAGAACCACAACATTTTGAGCTTAAAAACGGGCTTAAAGTATTGGTGGTTGAAAATCATAAACTACCAAGAGTTTCTATTCAATTAAGAATAGACAACCCGCCAATTACAGAAGGTGACAAAGCCGGAGTGAGCTCATTTGTTTCTAGCTTATTAGGCAATGGCTCCCAAACCATAAATAAAGATGATTTCAATGAAGAGGTAGATTTCCTTGGAGCTAGCATCAATTTTGGGTCACAAAGTGCTTTTGCTAGTTCTTTATCTAAGTATTTTCCTAGAATTATTGAATTGATGGCCGATGCTGCTATCCACCCTAATTTCACTCAAGAGGAGTTTGATAAAGAAAAAGAAAAGATTCTAACAGGCATAAAAGCTGAAGAGAATGATGTGGCTGCAATAGCAAGCAAAGCACAATCTGCTTTAGCTTATGGTAAAAACCATCCTTACGGCGAGTTTAGTACTCCAGAAACCATTAACAACATAACATTGAAAGACGTAGAAAAATTCTACACGAACTATTTTGTTCCCGCAAATGCATACCTTATTGTAATTGGCGATGTTAAACTAAAAGATGTAGAGAAATTGGTAAAGAAAAACTTTACAGCCTGGACCAAAGCAACTCCACCTTCATTTCAGTTTTCAAAACCTTCTGACGCACAATACACACAAATAAATTTTGTAGATGTACCAAATGCAGTTCAGTCTGAAATTGCTGTAGAAAGTTTAGTAGAATTAAAAATGAGCGATCCTGATTACTTCCCAGCTTTAATTACAAACCAAATACTTGGTGGTGGCGGTGAAGGTCGTTTATTCTTAAATTTGAGAGAAGATAAAGGCTATACCTACGGATCATATTCTAGTTTAGGAAACGATAAATACGCTCCTTCAAGATTTAGAGCAACTGCTCAAGTTAGAAATGCTGTAACCGATAGTTCTATTGTCGAAATTTTAAAAGAAATTGATAAAATTAAAACTGAACCGGTTAGTGAAAAAGATTTAGCAAATACAAAAGCGAAATACATAGGACGTTTCATCATGGCCCTAGAACGCCCAGAAACTATTGCTGGTTACGCCTTAAACATAGAAACAGAAGGATTACCTAAAGATTATTACAAAACCTATTTGGAGCGCATTAATGCTGTATCTATTTCAGATGTGCAAAATGCTGCGAAAAAATATTTTACTACAGAAAATGCTAGAATCGTAGTTGCCGGTAAAGGGAGTGAAGTTCTTGAAAATCTTGAAAAAATAAGTTTTAACGGAAAAACAATTCCTGTAAAATATTACGACAAAAAAATAAACGCTACAGACAAACCGGACTACAATGCGGCATTACCAGATGGTGTTTCTGCCCAAACCGTCGTAGACAGCTATTTTGAAGCTATTGGCGGAAAAGATAAAGTAAATGCAATTACTTCTTTAGTTTTAATATACGAAGGCTCTGCAATGGGCTCTACTATAAAATCTGAAGAGAAAAGAACTGCTGATAAATATGCAATGACCATGTACATGAACGACGCTCCTATGCAAGGCGTTATCGCTAAAGGAGATGAATTATACATGAAACAAGGCGGCAATAAAATGCCATTACCAGAAAACATGGTTGCAGATATGAAAAATGCCTTAGGAATTTTCCCAGAGCAAACATTCATGGCTAGCGGAAAAGCTAAGCTTGCAGGCATTGAAGATGTTAACGGCGCCAAAGCGTATAAAATTGACGTTCCTGGAGAAGTTGTTTCCGCCTCTTATTTCTATGATGTTGAAACTGGCCTAAAAGTTAAAGAAGTTTCTGTAACTAACATGAATGGGCAGACGCAAACACAAGAAGCTGGATTATCTGATTACCAAGAAATTGATGGGATTAAATTCCCAGGTATAAAATCAGCCTCATTAGGCGCCCAAAAAATGGAAAGCAAATTAATTTCTGCTACCATTAATAAGGGAGTTTCAGATGCAGACTTTGATTAA
- a CDS encoding regulatory protein RecX gives MNNYQPSYTIDEARKKLESYCAYQDRCHKEVNQKLRDMGMIPSAIDQIINTLIQDNFLNEERFSKSFARGKFRIKKWGKRRIVSELKQRNISKYNITSALKEIDEDDYLETLELLAQKRLDAISEKNIQKRRKKLADYLLYRGWESHLVYEKITELIK, from the coding sequence TTGAATAATTACCAACCTTCATACACCATTGATGAAGCTAGAAAAAAACTAGAAAGCTATTGCGCATATCAGGACCGTTGTCATAAAGAAGTAAATCAAAAACTTAGAGACATGGGGATGATACCTAGCGCCATAGACCAAATTATCAATACGTTGATTCAAGACAATTTTTTGAATGAAGAGCGCTTTTCTAAAAGTTTTGCACGGGGTAAATTCAGGATTAAAAAATGGGGAAAAAGGCGCATTGTAAGCGAACTAAAACAACGCAATATCTCTAAATACAACATTACCTCTGCTCTTAAAGAGATTGATGAAGATGACTACCTAGAGACACTGGAACTATTAGCACAAAAGAGATTGGATGCCATTTCTGAAAAGAATATTCAAAAAAGAAGAAAAAAATTAGCCGATTATCTTTTATATCGTGGCTGGGAAAGCCATTTGGTTTACGAAAAGATTACCGAATTAATCAAATAA
- a CDS encoding ribonuclease E/G codes for MNRELIVRSSSETVDFALLKDGKLTELQKVEDSNNFSVGDIFIAKVRKPVTGLNAAFVNVGYEKDAFLHYHDLGPQLSTMLKFIKQVSSGKLKDFSLKDFPFEEDINKDGVITDVIKANQSLLVQIVKEPISTKGPRISSELSIAGRYLVMVPFSERISVSQKIESSEEKDRLKRLVKSIKPKGFGVIIRTVAEGKKVAELDKDLQNLLAKWSVMCKKLYKAPHPSKVLVELNRASSILRDVFNDSFTGIHVDDEVLYEQVKDYVAEIAPEKESIVKLYSDNTVPIFEKFGIERQIKTSFGRTAAMSKGAYLIIEHTEALHVVDVNSGNRSNKAKNQEETALEVNLLAASEIARQLRLRDMGGIIVVDFIDMTKGENRRKLFDHLRDEMKDDRAKHKILPPSKFGLIQITRQRVRPEMNIKTTEEDPNQKGQEVEAPIVLIDKINADLEKLFNGPAKDNAVTLNIHPFIAAYITKGFPSIRSKWFLEYKKWVKIQPRDAYTYLEYRFKNKDGKTIY; via the coding sequence GTGAATAGAGAATTAATCGTAAGATCTAGTTCCGAAACCGTCGATTTTGCCTTATTAAAGGATGGAAAATTAACTGAATTACAAAAAGTAGAAGACAGTAACAATTTTTCTGTTGGTGATATTTTTATTGCCAAAGTTAGAAAACCCGTTACTGGTTTAAATGCTGCTTTTGTAAACGTAGGTTATGAGAAGGATGCTTTTTTGCATTACCATGATTTAGGCCCACAGCTATCAACCATGTTGAAGTTTATCAAACAAGTTAGCTCGGGAAAATTAAAAGACTTTTCATTAAAAGACTTTCCATTTGAAGAAGATATCAATAAAGATGGCGTTATTACTGATGTAATAAAGGCCAACCAATCTTTATTAGTGCAAATTGTTAAAGAACCAATATCAACAAAAGGACCAAGAATAAGCTCAGAACTTTCAATTGCTGGGCGTTATTTAGTAATGGTTCCTTTTTCTGAACGAATTTCCGTTTCTCAAAAAATAGAAAGTAGCGAAGAGAAAGACAGGTTAAAAAGACTCGTCAAGAGTATTAAGCCTAAAGGATTTGGTGTTATTATAAGGACAGTTGCCGAAGGCAAAAAAGTCGCAGAACTCGACAAAGATCTACAAAACTTACTGGCAAAATGGTCAGTAATGTGTAAAAAATTATACAAAGCTCCGCACCCATCTAAAGTTCTAGTAGAACTAAACAGAGCATCTTCTATCTTAAGAGATGTATTTAATGATTCCTTTACAGGAATTCATGTTGATGATGAGGTACTTTATGAGCAAGTAAAAGACTATGTGGCAGAAATTGCCCCAGAAAAAGAATCTATTGTTAAATTGTATAGTGACAATACCGTGCCTATTTTCGAGAAATTTGGAATAGAACGGCAAATTAAAACCTCTTTTGGACGCACCGCCGCAATGAGCAAAGGTGCCTATTTGATTATCGAACATACGGAAGCATTACATGTTGTAGATGTTAATAGTGGTAATCGATCAAATAAAGCAAAAAATCAAGAAGAAACTGCCCTTGAAGTAAACTTACTTGCAGCTTCTGAAATTGCCCGACAATTACGACTTAGAGATATGGGCGGAATTATCGTGGTAGACTTTATTGACATGACCAAAGGAGAAAATAGGAGAAAATTGTTTGATCATCTAAGAGATGAAATGAAAGACGATCGTGCAAAACACAAGATTTTGCCTCCTAGTAAATTTGGACTTATACAAATTACAAGACAAAGGGTTAGGCCCGAAATGAATATTAAAACAACGGAAGAAGACCCGAATCAAAAAGGTCAAGAAGTAGAAGCTCCCATTGTTTTAATTGATAAAATTAATGCTGACCTTGAAAAATTATTCAATGGCCCAGCAAAGGATAATGCTGTTACTTTAAACATTCATCCATTTATCGCAGCCTATATCACCAAAGGTTTTCCATCTATTCGCTCTAAATGGTTTTTAGAGTACAAAAAATGGGTAAAAATACAACCTAGAGATGCGTATACGTATCTAGAATACCGTTTTAAAAACAAAGACGGTAAAACCATATATTAA
- the gldD gene encoding gliding motility lipoprotein GldD: MKNKLAVFVLLIVFAVVGCKDENVMPKPKAMLRLDYPIAKEALLETDYFSFNYNNRATPIIKNQSAIVVDYPSMKGSIFVTHKKVNGNLNKLIADAEKLSLEHMKKADNIEPRTFINEENKVYGTYFQIIGDAASQSQFYLTDSVQHFITGSVYFYSKPNYDSILPAADYLQGDMRAIMETLRWKN; the protein is encoded by the coding sequence ATGAAGAATAAATTAGCTGTTTTTGTACTATTGATTGTGTTTGCGGTAGTAGGCTGTAAGGATGAAAATGTAATGCCTAAGCCAAAGGCAATGCTTAGGTTAGATTATCCAATAGCTAAAGAGGCGCTTTTAGAAACAGATTATTTTTCATTTAATTATAATAATCGTGCTACGCCTATCATCAAAAATCAAAGTGCCATTGTTGTAGATTACCCCTCAATGAAGGGTTCTATATTTGTGACACATAAGAAAGTGAATGGAAACCTAAATAAGCTCATTGCGGATGCGGAAAAATTGTCTCTAGAGCATATGAAAAAGGCAGATAATATTGAACCAAGAACATTTATTAATGAGGAAAATAAAGTTTATGGCACTTACTTTCAGATAATCGGTGATGCAGCTTCGCAATCACAGTTTTATTTAACAGACAGTGTGCAGCACTTTATAACAGGTTCTGTTTATTTCTATTCTAAACCTAATTATGACTCTATTCTGCCTGCAGCAGATTATTTGCAAGGCGATATGCGTGCTATTATGGAAACCTTACGTTGGAAAAACTAA
- a CDS encoding gliding motility-associated protein GldE, translating into MDPDPFRQFLAFVAFDSALALKIIVLFVLLLCSALISGAEVAFFGLSASDINAIDEEKSAKGGVVVKLLEKPKKLLATILIANNAINIAIVLLFSIIGDAMFGEVTYMLFGFLSVRFLLEVVVVTFLILMFGEILPKVYANRNQKSFAHTMSYPLKVLDVVFTPLSSPMRSITLYLHKKLGKQKSSLSVDQLSQALELTSEGDTTKEEQKILEGIVSFGNTDTKQVMRPRIDIFALNVEMKFLEVIEEIKKRGYSRVPVFAENVDNVKGVLYVKDLLPYIDRKTFNWMSLIREPYFVPENKKLDDLLLEFQEKKNHLAVVVDEYGGTSGIVTLEDIIEEIVGDISDEFDDEDLVFSKIDDNKYLFDGKTALKDFYRVIRIDDETNFEERKGESETIAGFILEIAGSFPKKGEVVAFDGYTFVIESLDKKRLKQIKVILPNEE; encoded by the coding sequence TTGGATCCAGACCCCTTTAGGCAATTTTTAGCTTTTGTTGCTTTTGATAGTGCCTTAGCGCTCAAAATAATAGTGCTTTTTGTTTTATTGCTTTGTTCTGCGTTAATTTCCGGGGCTGAAGTGGCTTTCTTTGGATTGTCAGCATCAGATATTAATGCAATAGATGAGGAGAAAAGTGCAAAAGGAGGTGTTGTCGTAAAATTGTTAGAAAAGCCTAAAAAGCTTTTAGCTACCATTCTGATTGCAAATAATGCCATCAATATTGCAATTGTATTGTTGTTTAGTATCATAGGCGATGCTATGTTTGGGGAGGTAACTTATATGTTATTCGGTTTTTTATCGGTACGGTTTCTTCTGGAAGTAGTGGTGGTTACTTTTTTAATTTTAATGTTTGGAGAAATTTTACCTAAAGTATATGCCAACAGAAATCAGAAAAGTTTTGCCCATACCATGTCTTACCCTTTAAAAGTACTTGATGTTGTTTTTACACCGTTGAGTTCACCTATGAGGTCCATCACCCTTTATTTGCATAAAAAATTAGGGAAACAAAAATCCAGTCTTAGTGTAGATCAATTGTCGCAGGCTTTAGAGCTTACTTCAGAAGGAGATACAACCAAAGAAGAACAGAAAATTTTGGAGGGTATAGTTTCCTTTGGAAATACAGATACCAAACAAGTAATGCGTCCTCGAATAGATATTTTTGCTTTAAATGTAGAAATGAAATTTTTAGAGGTTATTGAGGAAATAAAAAAAAGGGGCTATTCTAGAGTTCCGGTATTTGCAGAAAATGTAGATAATGTAAAGGGTGTATTGTACGTAAAGGATTTGCTGCCTTATATAGACAGAAAAACGTTTAATTGGATGAGTCTAATCCGTGAACCCTATTTTGTTCCTGAAAATAAAAAACTAGACGATTTGTTGCTTGAGTTTCAGGAAAAGAAAAACCATTTAGCAGTAGTTGTAGATGAATATGGAGGGACATCGGGAATTGTTACTTTAGAAGATATTATTGAGGAAATAGTTGGAGATATTAGTGATGAGTTTGATGACGAAGATCTTGTCTTTTCAAAAATAGATGATAATAAATATTTGTTTGATGGTAAGACTGCTTTGAAAGATTTTTACCGCGTTATTAGAATTGATGACGAAACAAATTTTGAAGAGCGCAAAGGAGAATCTGAGACCATAGCAGGTTTTATTCTTGAAATAGCGGGAAGCTTTCCTAAAAAGGGAGAGGTTGTGGCTTTTGACGGGTATACCTTTGTTATTGAGAGTTTAGATAAAAAAAGACTCAAACAAATAAAAGTTATATTGCCAAATGAAGAATAA
- a CDS encoding cupin-like domain-containing protein encodes MNLIDIPRVSQITKADFVKNYFNPQKPVVIERFIEDWPAYTKWNLEYMKAVAGDKTVPLYDNRPVSHEDGFNEPHAKMKMADYIDLLKKEPTKFRIFLWNILKEVPELQKDYTFPDFGLKLLKDLPMLFFGGRDSYTFMHYDIDLANIFHFHFEGRKEIILFDQSQNKHLYKIPHSLITHESIDFSNPDYEKWPALKNATGYKTYLEHGEVLYMPEGYWHYMKYITPGFSMSLRAIARTPKNLGKAAYNILIMRYYDNIMRKLYGQKWIDGKNEKAIRRTNTYMDRAIK; translated from the coding sequence TTGAATTTAATAGATATTCCAAGGGTAAGTCAAATTACAAAAGCTGATTTTGTAAAAAACTACTTTAATCCTCAAAAACCTGTCGTGATAGAAAGGTTTATTGAGGATTGGCCTGCGTATACAAAATGGAATTTAGAGTATATGAAAGCGGTTGCTGGAGATAAAACAGTGCCTCTTTATGATAATCGCCCCGTGAGCCATGAGGATGGTTTCAATGAGCCACACGCTAAAATGAAAATGGCAGATTATATTGATTTGCTTAAAAAGGAGCCTACTAAATTTAGAATCTTTTTGTGGAATATTCTAAAAGAAGTTCCTGAGCTTCAGAAGGATTATACCTTTCCTGATTTTGGTTTAAAATTATTAAAGGACTTGCCAATGTTATTCTTCGGAGGTAGGGATTCGTACACCTTCATGCATTATGATATTGATTTGGCAAACATTTTTCATTTTCATTTTGAAGGGCGAAAAGAAATTATACTTTTTGATCAATCTCAAAACAAACATTTATATAAAATACCACATTCTCTCATTACACACGAGAGTATAGACTTTTCTAATCCCGATTACGAGAAATGGCCAGCATTGAAAAATGCTACAGGATATAAAACCTATCTAGAACATGGGGAGGTATTGTATATGCCGGAAGGGTATTGGCACTACATGAAATATATTACTCCTGGTTTTTCTATGAGCTTACGTGCTATTGCACGAACCCCCAAGAACTTAGGGAAAGCAGCTTATAATATTCTTATTATGAGGTATTATGATAATATAATGCGAAAACTTTATGGTCAAAAATGGATTGATGGGAAAAACGAAAAGGCTATACGTCGAACAAATACGTATATGGATAGGGCAATCAAATAA
- a CDS encoding single-stranded DNA-binding protein — protein MSGTLNKVMLIGHLGDEVKIHYFEGGNCIARFPLATNESYTNRQTGEKVTNTDWHNIVIRNKAAEVCEKYLSKGDKIYVEGRLKNRQWQGEDGQPRYTTEVHVQDFTFLTTKSNSGAAQNNQATPNVQNTVSKPVDAPKEASPTNNAPEQEDDLPF, from the coding sequence ATGAGTGGTACATTAAATAAGGTAATGCTAATTGGGCATTTGGGTGATGAGGTAAAGATTCACTATTTTGAAGGAGGCAACTGCATTGCGCGTTTTCCTTTAGCTACGAATGAATCTTATACGAATAGACAAACAGGAGAGAAAGTAACAAATACGGACTGGCATAATATTGTTATCCGAAATAAGGCTGCTGAAGTATGTGAAAAATACTTGAGTAAAGGAGATAAGATTTATGTAGAAGGAAGGCTAAAAAATAGACAATGGCAAGGCGAAGACGGCCAGCCAAGATATACAACAGAAGTGCATGTTCAAGACTTCACCTTTTTGACAACGAAATCAAATTCTGGTGCCGCACAAAATAATCAGGCTACTCCAAACGTTCAGAATACTGTAAGTAAACCAGTAGATGCTCCAAAAGAAGCGAGTCCGACAAATAATGCCCCAGAACAAGAAGACGATTTACCATTTTAA